A window from Culex pipiens pallens isolate TS chromosome 3, TS_CPP_V2, whole genome shotgun sequence encodes these proteins:
- the LOC120423943 gene encoding uncharacterized protein LOC120423943: MRSLLLLGTILAATSALSHNSIDHKIASAVTTIMHEWSHPRTETIVACFINFYPDLREFEDVLQSVLSEAHRVGYQTVHSTDPFKSSVRASDQRCSITILAVSYQERMLRNIDIERQLQRWNRFGLFIVIHTFDLQDQHMLGLSKQYGLGTAFYVQCCRYFKLKFPLIYYERVDIVDLGAVGYWVNFDQQRNVNGIGYFVIMSYNIPYLYRTGPSKISGIDFRFLTDMTRHQNASFVVHNAGSNVVHEKSFASMLENETKQNKIIVNLQRSVWITLGNLVYLNEHDTQCILMTKQRIRNYFMHLLRPYNTAVWIVLFCLGVLLIVASKVMPTVFTHNYILAVFFGQAIEEHRLRTLDRFIIFIVGLVVFLLSEAYLAVMIEYMFNMRYEAELSSFEQFATKNIPLYVSLDHYMILKKTAHKTKLQILLFDQSVPHEADEESVKTMYDPSRAHLVPCSHARWTVSRPYMRSQTDYQYYVIKESIYFRQQTFSVARNSLNREKMTDYTTRYTEGGFWAHWETLETEYLNRHEELESSGLLTFKSLISLFWILIYGNGLAMVGFLMEISYKVIAPR, encoded by the coding sequence ATGAGATCCCTTCTATTGTTGGGCACGATTTTGGCAGCAACGTCAGCTTTGTCCCACAACTCGATTGATCACAAAATAGCGTCTGCGGTAACCACGATCATGCACGAATGGTCTCACCCAAGAACGGAAACGATCGTTGCATGTTTCATCAACTTTTACCCGGACCTAAGAGAATTTGAAGACGTTTTGCAAAGTGTGCTGAGCGAAGCTCACCGTGTTGGATACCAAACTGTCCATTCGACGGATCCCTTCAAGTCCAGTGTACGAGCGAGTGACCAACGGTGCTCGATAACGATTCTTGCAGTTAGCTATCAGGAACGAATGCTACGCAACATCGACATTGAAAGACAACTTCAGCGATGGAATCGTTTTGGACTTTTCATCGTGATTCATACCTTTGATTTGCAAGATCAACATATGTTAGGCCTATCGAAGCAGTACGGATTGGGAACAGCGTTTTATgttcaatgttgtaggtatttcAAACTTAAATTTCCACTTATATATTACGAAAGGGTGGATATTGTGGATCTTGGTGCAGTAGGGTATTGGGTTAACTTTGACCAGCAAAGGAATGTGAATGGAATAGGTTATTTTGTGATAATGTCGTACAACATTCCCTATTTGTACAGAACAGGACCATCCAAAATATCTGGAATTGATTTTCGTTTCCTTACTGATATGACTCGTCATCAAAATGCAAGTTTTGTAGTGCATAACGCTGGGAGTAATGTAGTGCATGAGAAAAGTTTTGCGTCCATGTTGGAAAATGAGACTAAACAAAACAAGATCATTGTCAATCTGCAGCGTTCCGTTTGGATTACTTTAGGAAATTTGGTGTATTTAAATGAGCACGACACTCAGTGCATCTTGATGACCAAGCAACGAATTAGAAACTACTTTATGCATTTGTTGAGACCATACAACACTGCAGTGTGGATTGTTCTCTTTTGCCTGGGTGTACTGTTGATCGTGGCCAGTAAGGTGATGCCAACCGTCTTCACCCACAACTACATTCTAGCGGTGTTTTTTGGACAAGCCATTGAAGAACATCGCCTGCGAACGTTGGACAGATTCATCATCTTCATagttggtctggttgtgttttTGCTGAGCGAAGCTTACCTAGCCGTAATGATAGAGTACATGTTTAACATGAGGTACGAAGCAGAACTGTCGAGTTTTGAACAATTTGCCACCAAGAACATCCCACTTTATGTTTCACTGGATCATTACATGATCTTGAAGAAGACCGCACACAAAACCAAGCTACAGATTTTGTTATTTGATCAGAGTGTTCCCCACGAAGCTGACGAAGAATCCGTCAAAACCATGTACGACCCATCCCGAGCCCACCTGGTTCCGTGCAGTCACGCTAGGTGGACCGTTAGCAGACCGTACATGAGAAGCCAAACCGACTATCAGTACTACGTCATCAAGGAGAGCATCTACTTCCGGCAGCAAACGTTCAGTGTGGCTCGGAACAGTCTGAATCGGGAGAAAATGACCGATTACACAACACGATATACCGAGGGAGGATTCTGGGCCCATTGGGAGACCCTGGAAACGGAGTATCTGAACCGGCATGAGGAACTGGAATCGTCCGGATTGCTCACGTTCAAGTCGTTGATTTCCCTGTTTTGGATACTGATCTATGGAAATGGGTTGGCAATGGTTGGCTTTTTGATGGAAATTTCTTACAAGGTCATTGCACCACGTTAA